ATTCAGCGGGGCAGGACAACATGCTCAACCGTCCGATCGACACCGCTTTCCGCGAGATTTCCGGGCAGGATATCGTTGCGCAGAAACTGGCTGTTACCCGCCTGAAACAAAGGAATCGGCGTTTCCGGCGTTGTCAGCTTCATCACTTCGCCGCACCCCCCCGAACAGGGGCCGGTCCGGCCTGGTTCGCGTAATGGGCAGTTCCGGCTAGAGGCGACCATTGCCCAGGGAAAATGCAGGGTCCCTTTGAGCTGCTTTGGTAGCGGCGCGATACCCTGCAACAGGTTGTCGAGTTCGACCCGACTGACGGCGTGCTCCGCGAGAAAAGCGGCTGCTTCATCTTGATACCAGCTACCACGCTGAAAGTATGCGGCTTCGCTTGGCTTCAGATCGAGACCAAGAATCCGTGGACCCCGTTTCTGCCCGGAGAGAACCCGTCCAATAACCCGGGTCGTTTCAGCACCGAGTTGGTCGAGCAATCTGAGTGTTCCGAGGTCGGAAAGGATCACTTCATCCTCAGCCTGCAACTGCGGCAGTACCTGTTCGAGAGTGGTACGCAAAATCGGGATAAACGGCTCGCTGAGCACCGGTGTCACCAGTGAGAAATGACGATTCGTTTTACGGGCAACGGCAAGCGCTTTTTCAATGTGGGAAGAATCGGGGAAAGTCCAGCAACAGAACTCGGAACCGAAATAGATGCGCGACCAGTCGCCAACCGGTATCGCATCGGGATCAACGATAAAAAGCGCCTGTTCCACGTCAGCTGCTCTTGCGGGTTCGAACGATCAGGGTCAGCTTGTCACCCGGTTGCAGGACATGGTTCTGATTGAGATTGTTCCAGTTGCGGATCTGGCTGGTCTCGACGGCAAACTTGCGGCCGATACCCCAGAGGGTGTCGCCGGAGCGGACCTTGTAGATGATTTGGCGTGGTGGGCCGTCGGCCTTGACCGCTTTGCGTACTTTTCGTTGGGCTGCCTTCGCCGATACGACGAGGCGTTGACCGGGGCGAATCACGTTGCTCCAGCCGAGCCGGTTCCAGACCCGGAGCTGATGCTCACTGACTCCGAACTTGCGTGAAATCGACCAGAGCGAATCACCGGAGCGGACGGTATAGACCTGGCGGCGGGTCTTGATGTAGTCGTCACGCAGCTCTTTGACCGGCCGACTGCTATAACCTTTCTTGAGCGGCAATACCAGGTTGGTGCCGATACTGATCGCCCGCGGGTTGCGGATATTATTCAACGCGATGATATCGTTGAGGCGCACATTATACCGGCGCGACAGGGCACCGAGGGTGTCACCCTTCTTGATCTTGTAGCGCATGTAGTTGGCGCGATCAGAAGGTGAAAGCTTGGCGTATTGCTCGCTGAAGGTGGCGGTTGAACCGAGCGGAATCCGGAGCTGGTAATCAGTCTCGCCCGGTGGCGTGCACCAGCGTTTCAGTTCGGGGTTGAGCTGCTTGATCTCCTCGTAGGTGGTGCCGCTCATTCTGGCAACGATCTCGAGATCGGTAACGCTCGGAATCGATACCGTTTCATACTGTAGCGGTTCCTGAAAATCGAGGTCCGTGAATCCGTATTTCTCGGGATCCTTGGCCAGAGTCAACGCCGCCATCAGCTTGGGAACGTAGTTTTTGGTTTCAGCCCGCAGATATCTGCCACGGCTCATCTCCCAAAAATCGCGGGTCTTGTACTTGCGGATCGCCGTCCGGATCTTGCCCGGCCCGGCATTGTAAGAGGCAACTGCGAGATACCATTCGCCATCGAACTGGTCACGCAGATCGGACAGAAAAC
The DNA window shown above is from Desulfuromonas sp. and carries:
- a CDS encoding lytic transglycosylase yields the protein MRFIAFLLLPILAGCLSGLSAVETRNAPEEPPEMLTFKPLLATGENVERLSLLDLSLGEPIPAYSMLSGEDNPWRVETRLLLNATDPETLADNSLLAVSGEDAPEDEGKTTLLVGVSDDFPVVHNAKVQYFIDYYTGRGHKVFTRWLERSSRYLPMMREIFAEHGLPKDLAYLAMVESGFNTRAYSWAHAVGPWQFIRGTGRMYDLKQDWYRDERRDFEKSTRAAARFLSDLRDQFDGEWYLAVASYNAGPGKIRTAIRKYKTRDFWEMSRGRYLRAETKNYVPKLMAALTLAKDPEKYGFTDLDFQEPLQYETVSIPSVTDLEIVARMSGTTYEEIKQLNPELKRWCTPPGETDYQLRIPLGSTATFSEQYAKLSPSDRANYMRYKIKKGDTLGALSRRYNVRLNDIIALNNIRNPRAISIGTNLVLPLKKGYSSRPVKELRDDYIKTRRQVYTVRSGDSLWSISRKFGVSEHQLRVWNRLGWSNVIRPGQRLVVSAKAAQRKVRKAVKADGPPRQIIYKVRSGDTLWGIGRKFAVETSQIRNWNNLNQNHVLQPGDKLTLIVRTRKSS